A single region of the Anticarsia gemmatalis isolate Benzon Research Colony breed Stoneville strain chromosome 19, ilAntGemm2 primary, whole genome shotgun sequence genome encodes:
- the LOC142980873 gene encoding uncharacterized protein LOC142980873 produces MGDGQLIELVKQYEPIYNTKCDEYRDVTLRNSAWEEVAKSHGKTVNECKEDWNKLRNCYNNALKRRRNKSKIMAPWRFERQMSFLKPFLQGGSFSSDLEEDSYENIPSPKCILLPEAMESPESDRSTTPPPSSNISYKRKAVPEGDFTHFANMMNLMSSPNISQRNDELDEIDYFFLSMSKMVKRLPRLDQIRIKMDLHEAVSKAELKQLEAQQSTEDYK; encoded by the exons ATGGGTGATGGACAACTTATAGAGTTAGTAAAACAATATGAACCAATTTACAATACTAAATGTGACGAATATCGCGATGTTACACTTCGTAATTCAGCGTGGGAAGAAGTAGCTAAATCGCACGGTAAGACtg TGAACGAATGTAAAGAAGACTGGAATAAGTTACGAAATTGTTATAACAATGCCTTGAAGAGGCGTagaaacaaatcaaaaataatggCACCATGGCGCTTTGAACGGCAAATGTCGTTCCTAAAGCCATTCTTACAGGGGGGTTCTTTCAGCAGTGATCTTGAAGAAGATTCATACGAGAATATTCCTTCTCCTAAATGTATTCTACTACCAGAAGCAATGGAGAGTCCTGAAAGCGATCGTTCTACAACCCCTCCTCCCTCATCAAATATTTCCTACAAAAGAAAAGCAGTCCCTGAAGGAGATTTTACTCATTTTGCTAATATGATGAATTTAATGAGTTCTCCAAATATCAGCCAAAGAAATGATGAATTGGATGAAATAGATTACTTCTTCTTAAGTATGAGTAAGATGGTGAAAAGACTGCCGAGGTTAGATCAAATACGAATTAAAATGGATTTACATGAAGCTGTTAGCAAAGCGGAACTCAAACAGCTAGAAGCTCAACAAAGCACAGaggattataaataa
- the mRpL40 gene encoding mitochondrial ribosomal protein L40, which produces MFNLSLLRQFTRLSICPTVNNPLISRNVSTTAALQFKITDQLWAEPMKKKKKIDPAIVKAREERRRKKLEKQIRRLEKNAQQLKPIDEMEVPLDLIDNFNKRKRPQPKLSAEVIEARALLQKEWTRYKREEYMANVAQIDRIMAAQKRALDKLYEESEDLYNEAIMPDLSLIPYEIRGTVATPPIKNYESPDGEYIDVSKKWNN; this is translated from the exons ATGTTTAATTTGTCTTTATTAAGACAGTTTACCAG atTATCTATATGTCCTACAGTAAATAATCCTCTGATCAGTAGAAATGTTTCTACAACAGCAGCTTTGCAGTTCAAAATAACAGATCAACTTTG gGCCGAGCCaatgaagaagaagaagaaaatagaTCCAGCTATTGTGAAAGCCCGTGAGGAGAGGCGTCGTAAGAAACTAGAGAAACAAATCAGAAGGCTGGAGAAGAATGCACAACAACTGAAACCAATTGATGAAATGGAAGTACCACTTGATCTTATTGATAATTTCAA CAAAAGAAAGAGGCCACAGCCTAAACTGTCAGCAGAGGTAATAGAAGCTCGTGCTTTACTTCAGAAAGAATGGACCCGGTACAAGAGAGAGGAGTACATGGCCAATGTGGCACAAATAGACCGCATCATGGCCGCACAAAAGAGAGCACTGGATAAACTTTATGAAGAGTCAGAAGATTTGTACAATGAGGCTATTATG CCTGACTTGTCATTGATACCGTACGAGATCCGCGGCACAGTAGCGACGCCACCGATCAAGAACTATGAATCACCGGACGGCGAGTACATCGACGTGTCTAAGAAGTGGAATAACTAG